In Brachypodium distachyon strain Bd21 chromosome 5, Brachypodium_distachyon_v3.0, whole genome shotgun sequence, the genomic window GATGGCAATGGACAAAAGTATGGCTTACTTTCTAAAAAGGTTTGAGATCATGTTTCTAGCAGGTCACTTTCTTAAGTTTGCTGTTTACCTGTGTAGGCACCTGCATTGTTCATCGTCGAACACTGAGGACGTCTTGTCGAAGACCAATGGTGCCCCTACCTTCCCACCAAAGAAGGGGACCTTCTCATGCATTGAAATGAATGGAAAGGAGGTTTTTCGCTTTGCCGTACGTTGTGTGCCACAGTCCATTGAAAGGGCATTAGAGGAGGCTGGTCTACCTGCCTCCAGTATTGATTGGCTGTTGCTGCACCAAGTGAGTATCCTATTTATGATCAAATTCTTTGACCTGCGCATCGATCTAATTGACCATCCATGTTACAGGCTAACCAACGGATTATCGACGCTGCCGCTAACCGGTTAGCTATCCCATCGGACAAAGTTATTTCAAATCTTGCTAATTACGGCAACACCAGTGCAGCGTCCATCCCATTAGCGTTGGATGAGGCCGTTCGCGGTGGGAAAGTGAAGACAGGTGATATTATTGCAGCATCCGGTTTTGGAGCTGGGCTTACCTGGGGTTCAGCCATCGTCAAATGGGGCTAATTGTTCTTCATGCTGAACTACCAAACCCAAAGCTTTTGCCACATGGCCCTAGGTTTAAGCCTTTACGGGGTCATTTACGCTTTCCCTGTCCAAAAAGTTTCTTTTATCTCCATCGTTTTTCTTGCACATGAACACAGTGGCACTTTGCCTTATTCATCTATTCCTTTGGCCCTTTACACAGCTCAGTTGTCATTGTGGTTACTGGTTACTTGGTTAGCAGCGAGTCTGTATTGTACTAGTTCTCTGTAGTTTGAGTGGTGGGCGGGATTATTTTGAACCTCGGATGGAAATTAGCTGGTATCGGGGGGAGATTACAATGTAAAGTGTTAATGGGCCTTCTTAGCAAGGTTTTGCCTGGAAATTCCATTGAACTGTGGTCGATGTCACGGCCTTCACGGCCTTCATAGATTCCATTGAACCTTGGCTATCTGGAATAAGCATGTACAAGGACACTAATGGTTATGGACATTGTAGTGTGGCAAATGCTTTGTAATAACGATTCCTAATGCGGAAAGTTGGAAGATACTATGAGAGTTCCTGCTATGTGCCAATTGTAACAACACTAGAAATATAACCCTGATGAGAATACAAAGATAATGTTTTGATATGCTGATGAAACTGATAAAGGTTCTGCTTTCCTCGTTTAATAAAATGAGTGAactaggaaaaataaaataataatgcaaacCATAATCCAATTTCCATGGTTTGAACCCAATTACCCAAATAAACTACTgtagtagtactccgtagaatAAATAgggcaaaaaaagagaggcaaaACTCAATCTTCCATTGCCGGGATTTGAACCCGGGTCGTCTGGGTGAAAGCCAGATATCCTAACCGGACTAGACGACAATGGATTGGTGACTAAAAACATGTCAAACCTTACACAAACAGAACGACAGTGTCTCTttattctgtaatttggtCTCCCTCTTCTCTGCTTAACAGCACAGGTCGAAGCGAGGTGAAATTCGACCGCGGAAAACGCAGACGAGACGTGCACACCACACGGAATCGAAGCCGGTTGGCTTTCACGAGCCACGGCGCTAGATCGCGTAATGGGTGATGTGGACGACATCCTCGGGCCTGGACGGCGGGTGCGTCTTGTTCCTCATCCGCAGCAGCTGGTACTCCCCGTACCGGAACCCCCTGTACCTCGGCGCCTGGCCAACGCCGGCCACAAACTCCGGCAGCGGCTCGACCCAGGCATCCCCGTGGACggtgaggaagaaggcgagcgAGTGCCTGTGCGGCAACCCCGGCTTCCTCACCACCCGGTGCGTCGCGCTCCTGAACTTGCCGTTGCTCAGCACCTGCACCACGTCCCCCACGTTCACCACGATGCTGCCCTCCACGGGCTCCGCGAGGATCCATCCGCCATTGCTGTCGTCCCCGAGGACCTCGAGGCCCCCGACGTCGTCCTGCAGGACGAAGGTGGCGACGTTGCCGTCCTCGTGCGCGCTGAGCCCGTTGCTGTCCTCCGTGGAGCTCGACGGGAAGTAGCGCAGCGCCGCGAGGAAGTCGAAGCTCCGGTCCCCGTTGTAGCCGGCGAGGAAGCCCGTGGGGAGACCCATGCACTCGTTCAGGATCTCCTGGATCAGCAGCCCCAGCTCCGTCAGCTTCTCGTAGCACTCCTCCAGAGCCTCCCTGAACAAGAAGATGCGCATCGCACGAGTACTTCCGTTTCAGTTTCAGCATGGAATGATCACGGAGAAGTTAGCTCGATTTCTCGATTTCTCAAGTATAATTTGGGGGTAAGAGATGACCTGAACCCGGCTGGCTCGGCGGGGTACGCGTTGAGCCAGAGCCCCGGGTTGAAGACGAGCAGGTACTCGTTCTTGTCGGCGGAGTGCGCCGGCTGCCGCGCGTAGCCTACCGGGAGGGACGCGCTGGCGTCGGGGGAACGGGCCTTGGCCTTCTCGTCGTCCGGGATCGCGAAGAACGCCGCCGATAGCTCGAGCGCGCGCGCCATGAGCTCCCGCGGCACGCCGTGGTTGACCACGCGGAAGAACCCCGTGGCCAGGCACGCCTCCCGCACGTCCTCGGTCGCGCGTGCGCGGGCCACGCCGTTGCCGGACTCGGCGCTGTCACCCGCGGCGAAGAACGGGGCCAGGTCCACGATCGGGAGCGCGCCGCTGGCCGCCATGTGCACACGCTCTGTTTCTGCCTTATCTTCTTGATCAGGCGAGGCTCGTGATTAGGGTGCGAACTTATAAGGAATTGAGGAGTTGCTTAGTGATCATTGATTGGCCTCCACCGGTCGGTCGTACGTAGCACTCCAGACTCCATTCTCGTACAGACAAGACTCGAAGCTCTGTCTCTGTCCGGCGggagagaaaagaaacagGGAGAAGTGACTGGTGAGTGGTGAGATCGGTGAGTCAGCGACTCGATCGGCGTCACAGACAACTTGGAAACATTTGATCGAATATTGGAGGAGCGAGCTGATGGGCCAAGCGAAGATGCCTTGCATGAAAACTTTGTCTCCACTCTCCAGTGGCGTCTCTTCTCAAGATCTAAACGATCTGTTTACGACTTCTTCTTTCGGGGGAAACCATTGTTTACGACTTCTGTCGGCAAACGATTGTTCACAGAGTTCAGACTTCCTCTGCAATGTCTGCATGGAACATGGAGCATGCCATGGGATTCCTGTAAAGTTTGACGAAGTTTATAAAAAGGCTCCACCACGATAGACATCTttatagtatacttatttgatagtGTAGACATTAATAATTCCTCCGtcaaacaaaagatgtctcaagtttgtcaaaatttggatgtatctagacatgacttagtgtatagatgcatttaaatttggtcaaagttgagacatacttTGTTGAACAgagggaatatttttttttataaatttagtGAAATTTCAAAAGGTTGGACTTAAAGTACTCGAACATCTTATCAAAAGAAACGAATAGAAGGAGTACTTCTATGAAactacacacacacacacaaatgAAAGAGGGTTGCCCATGCCCGAGTCCAATTCTCTTCCTTATGCACCCCACTTCTTCCTCATCTGCATCGTCCCAAACGGCATTCATCGGTTGACCGCCGAGATTTTTTTCTAGGAAGATGACCAcctagataaaaaaaaatacctacCAAATGGCAAGGCTGCCTCCCTAGTTGCATATGTTTACAATATAATAGTTGATATAATGGAGAAATGGGATCGAGATGCTTTTCCTTGGGTCATAGGGTGTTCATGTCAATTTATGCGGTAGCAAATTTTTCAACCATTGTCTAGCAAAAATTGGCTAAGGATTCTTTGGCCTTGAATGGCcaaaaaaattggtaaaaaGTGCAAAGAAAACGTGAGGTGAATGGACAAGGTTTCATAGAATATCATAatctgaaaaacaaaaacatctgCCATGACGAATTTAGACACAAACCAAATGCATCCACCATCCACGAAAGCCCATGGCTTCTGCGCAGCCCACCAACGGTGCTAGCCGGCCCATCAGTTCGAAGAATCGTCACCACGACATGGGCATCGGCCCATCGCTCTCCGCCGTCCTCCATGTCATTTTCGTCTCGGGCCAACCGCCGCCAACCCACACGGAATCCATCCGCGCCAGCGAGCGCTCTTGTCCGTCTCCCGAGTGTCGGACCCAACAGCCAGACCGGACCGGAGCAACCCAAGCcgaagaagcggaagaagCCTCGTTGACTGCCTACCTTTCTCGCCTCGTCTTCCCCGAAgccgtgctgctgctcttcccCCTTTTCCCTGCTCCGCCCCGCCCCGCTCCGCTCGAGAGCTCGCCACCGGCTCCTCCCGTCCGctccctcccccgcgcccCGCGGCTCGCAGGTGATCCACCAACCAGACACAACCGTCTCCTCCCATCTCAACTGCTCCgtgttttttattttcgaTTGGGCTGCCGAGTTGAATTGGATGCTACGGTCGTTAAGTTCGATTTGATCGCCGCGCTCCGGGAGCCGTGATATGTGCTCCTTACCTGGGCGGCGCTTAGATCTGGATCATCCTGGGAGGGAGGAAGGCGATTGGATGGATTCGGTTACTTTCGTTTGTTTGCTAGCTAGGGAAATGAAGGTGTACTTTCCTCTGGCACGGTCCCTAATTTGAAGCTGTGAAGAGTCCTACTGAATTTCAGCGTTGAATCTCTTGCTTAATATACCAGTCTGCTTCAGTTTATCACACTTCCTAATTTGAGTGTTtcgatttatttatttttggttgCTGCTGCATTTGTACTATATATGATGCTTATCTGACAACTTCGTCTTATGCTTTCACCTGTATTGATTTGTTTGACAGGTCAAACAGATAGGATCATTTGGGGCAGGGACTGTGGTTGTTTGGGTGGTTCTTGACAGCATGAACTAAAGTGGAAATGAACTTAGATCCCCTAAATGATAATTTGATGGAATTCCTTGGAGCCGTGGACGAATTTTCCCCAGAATTACTCTTCCTCTGATGCAGTGGTGTATTTGATTGTGTCAGGAAGCTCTATACATGGACAGATACAGAGATAAGTTTAAGAGGTTGGTCATTTTACTTAAAGGGCACTTCTGTTATGCTCGAGCATCTGTATCAATGTTCTCCGGACACCATTCTATAGCTGTAGTCTTGGTCCTCTGCCTGTATATAATGGAAATCATGTATTGCTGAAACAAAACAGCTAATTATTAAACCTTTTGGTTTACCTGGAAGAATCGCCCCATGTTAGTTTCTAGGAGAATTAGGAAATGAAGTCAATCGTGTTTGTTTTTGTCTTGCATTTTCCTTCATGCGTTAGATGTTTTAGATGTTTTAACTTCTCACTGTTAACTGTGCATAACTGCATATACATATAATGTTACTTTTGTTTGACTGTAGGCTGTTGTGAGTATTTCTCATATATATCTCAATACTGTATGTAGGCTGGATGAGGCAAGCCCTAGGTCATCTGTGCCTTCTGAAGTGGGAGGGGGAAGCAGCCTGAGGTTCAGCATGCCTAGGTTTGGTTATGCCTCGTTTAACCCACTAAAATCTTTCATGTCAGGGATGAGAAAGGGTTCTGGAGGACTCAAATCACTTAGACAATCAATTACATCTGGTGCTCCAAAGACAGCTTTTGCGGAAGATCTTAAATCTTTTAACAAGAATATATTCGATCCCCAGGAAAAGTTTCTTCTGCGAATGAATAGATTTTTCTTCTCGTCGTGTATTCTTGCTG contains:
- the LOC100824560 gene encoding flavanone 3-dioxygenase 2; this translates as MAASGALPIVDLAPFFAAGDSAESGNGVARARATEDVREACLATGFFRVVNHGVPRELMARALELSAAFFAIPDDEKAKARSPDASASLPVGYARQPAHSADKNEYLLVFNPGLWLNAYPAEPAGFREALEECYEKLTELGLLIQEILNECMGLPTGFLAGYNGDRSFDFLAALRYFPSSSTEDSNGLSAHEDGNVATFVLQDDVGGLEVLGDDSNGGWILAEPVEGSIVVNVGDVVQVLSNGKFRSATHRVVRKPGLPHRHSLAFFLTVHGDAWVEPLPEFVAGVGQAPRYRGFRYGEYQLLRMRNKTHPPSRPEDVVHITHYAI